A stretch of the Sorangium aterium genome encodes the following:
- a CDS encoding Maf family protein, producing MIDDSHPLLLGSGSPRRREILTTLGLPLRVAAAEVDEAGRAGEDAAAYLERVTLAKLAAARRLRQAAGAGAILVADTSVILGDSILGKPRDEGDARAMLRALSGREHQVWTRFAIADGDRADVATASVAGPAEALHAETVVTRVRFRGLDDDEVASYAATGEGLDKAGAYAIQGIGAFAVARIDGSYSNVVGLPACEVVAALRATGLLARFPLPLARSS from the coding sequence ATGATCGATGACTCGCACCCGCTCCTGCTCGGCTCCGGCTCGCCGCGCCGGCGAGAGATCCTGACTACGCTCGGCCTGCCTCTCCGCGTCGCGGCAGCCGAGGTCGACGAGGCGGGGCGCGCCGGCGAGGACGCCGCTGCCTACCTGGAGCGCGTCACCCTGGCGAAGCTCGCGGCCGCGCGGCGCCTGCGCCAGGCGGCCGGGGCCGGCGCGATCCTCGTCGCCGACACGTCGGTCATCCTCGGCGATTCCATCCTCGGCAAGCCGCGGGACGAGGGCGACGCGCGCGCCATGCTCCGCGCCCTCTCGGGCCGCGAGCACCAGGTCTGGACGCGGTTCGCGATCGCCGACGGCGATCGGGCCGACGTCGCGACGGCATCCGTCGCGGGCCCCGCCGAGGCGCTCCACGCCGAGACGGTCGTCACGCGGGTGCGCTTCCGCGGGCTCGACGACGACGAGGTGGCGTCGTACGCGGCGACCGGCGAGGGGCTCGACAAGGCCGGCGCCTACGCGATTCAGGGCATCGGCGCGTTCGCCGTCGCGCGCATCGACGGCTCCTATTCGAACGTCGTCGGTCTGCCCGCGTGCGAGGTCGTCGCTGCGCTGCGGGCCACCGGCTTGCTCGCGCGCTTCCCGCTGCCGCTCGCGCGCTCGTCATGA
- a CDS encoding AgmX/PglI C-terminal domain-containing protein: MTQQHPQPTPSRPGQPGQMTAVMRAVAPVTGPKVLRIGLVQGGKVIEERVIKQRTHVTIGPSEKSMFVIPSKNIPPNFRVFELVGGEYFLNFLDGMTGRVAFKAGVSELSALKSSAKRVAVGNVQAYQVQLTEEARGKLVVGETTFLFQFVAPPPVQPKPQLPVSVRSGIANDIDWTTTIIAAFSFLFHFGAVGSIYSDWMDPVVDDELDVAQLLESVKQLPPPPVELPPKEDAETPAATAAPAAEAPKAAGGGNKGAAAASPGKGSGGMNDARASALTNELAQLDMQMLGALNSSGNATASVLSSGDVPTGLLENAAASGAGVGKGGVAGLNMGGAGGGTVRPGAAGGGGLATIGNTGTSGPATAGSAQTVKGPVGNAQVGGAAVSGGSVSNAPSVVAGMTAGFRRCYNKGLQEDPSMKGSVRITAKIGPNGEVLSATPSGGGGLSGTVVSCVVARVQSAQFAPPEGGGATVVIPVTFVSQ; the protein is encoded by the coding sequence ATGACCCAGCAGCACCCGCAACCCACCCCGTCGCGCCCCGGGCAGCCCGGGCAGATGACCGCGGTCATGCGGGCGGTCGCACCGGTGACCGGCCCGAAGGTCCTCAGGATCGGCCTGGTTCAGGGGGGAAAGGTGATCGAGGAGCGCGTCATCAAGCAGCGCACCCACGTCACCATCGGCCCCAGCGAAAAGAGCATGTTCGTCATCCCGAGCAAGAACATCCCGCCGAATTTCCGGGTGTTCGAGCTCGTGGGGGGCGAGTACTTCCTCAACTTCCTGGACGGGATGACCGGTCGGGTCGCCTTCAAGGCCGGCGTCTCCGAGCTCTCCGCGCTCAAGTCATCCGCCAAGCGTGTGGCGGTCGGCAATGTCCAGGCCTACCAGGTCCAGCTCACCGAGGAGGCGCGCGGCAAGCTCGTCGTGGGGGAGACGACGTTCCTCTTCCAGTTCGTCGCGCCGCCGCCGGTACAGCCCAAGCCGCAGCTGCCCGTCTCGGTGAGGTCGGGGATCGCGAACGACATCGACTGGACGACCACGATCATCGCCGCGTTCTCGTTCCTGTTCCACTTCGGCGCCGTGGGGTCGATCTACTCGGACTGGATGGACCCGGTGGTCGACGATGAGCTCGACGTCGCGCAGCTGCTCGAGTCCGTGAAGCAGCTGCCCCCGCCGCCGGTGGAGCTGCCGCCGAAGGAGGACGCCGAGACGCCGGCCGCGACGGCGGCGCCTGCTGCCGAAGCGCCGAAGGCCGCCGGCGGAGGGAACAAGGGCGCGGCGGCTGCCAGCCCGGGGAAGGGCTCTGGCGGGATGAACGACGCCCGCGCGTCGGCGCTCACCAACGAGCTCGCGCAGCTCGACATGCAGATGCTGGGCGCGCTCAACTCGAGCGGGAACGCGACCGCCAGCGTCCTGAGCTCGGGCGACGTGCCCACCGGCTTGCTCGAGAATGCGGCCGCCTCAGGGGCCGGCGTCGGCAAGGGCGGTGTGGCGGGATTGAACATGGGCGGCGCCGGGGGTGGCACTGTGCGACCTGGCGCGGCCGGCGGTGGTGGCCTCGCCACGATTGGCAACACCGGGACCAGCGGCCCTGCGACGGCCGGCTCGGCACAGACGGTCAAGGGGCCGGTCGGCAACGCCCAGGTGGGCGGCGCCGCGGTCTCCGGCGGGAGCGTCTCGAACGCGCCCTCCGTCGTGGCCGGGATGACCGCCGGCTTCCGTCGTTGCTACAACAAAGGTCTTCAAGAGGACCCGAGCATGAAGGGCTCGGTCCGGATCACCGCGAAGATCGGCCCCAACGGCGAGGTGCTCTCGGCGACCCCCTCCGGCGGCGGCGGGCTGTCCGGCACGGTGGTCTCGTGCGTCGTCGCGCGCGTCCAGAGCGCGCAGTTTGCGCCGCCCGAGGGCGGCGGCGCGACGGTTGTGATTCCTGTCACTTTCGTGAGCCAATAG
- a CDS encoding SMI1/KNR4 family protein, with protein MIAQLKKRPSSHTAVGASQAALDALESRLMVELPPTLRAFLEFDFALDSLGPRFKGRHRFGQDPSAPRPKLTSVRKLAEAKTDLGWTESRLRAKVVRLPNLPGQPWNALYLGEARRDGELVILGLDNEDTNVRVFPRYTAFDLYLAEQCGLIKLRESQRLEDLESHVALNPELGTAEEDDEGDTEY; from the coding sequence GTGATCGCTCAACTGAAGAAGCGCCCTTCCAGCCATACCGCCGTGGGAGCGAGCCAGGCGGCTCTCGATGCGCTCGAGTCGAGGCTGATGGTCGAGCTGCCGCCCACGCTGCGGGCGTTCCTCGAGTTCGATTTCGCGCTCGATAGCCTGGGCCCGCGGTTCAAGGGGCGGCATCGCTTCGGCCAGGACCCGTCGGCGCCTCGACCGAAGCTCACCTCGGTCCGCAAGCTGGCCGAGGCGAAGACCGACCTCGGCTGGACCGAATCGCGGCTCCGGGCCAAGGTCGTGAGGCTGCCCAACCTCCCCGGTCAGCCATGGAACGCGCTCTACCTCGGGGAGGCCAGGCGGGACGGCGAGCTCGTCATCCTCGGCCTCGACAACGAGGACACGAACGTCCGGGTCTTCCCGCGCTACACGGCGTTCGACCTGTATCTCGCCGAGCAGTGCGGCCTCATCAAGCTGCGCGAATCGCAGCGGCTCGAGGACCTCGAGTCGCACGTGGCGCTCAACCCCGAGCTCGGGACCGCCGAAGAGGACGACGAGGGCGACACGGAGTATTGA
- a CDS encoding PPC domain-containing DNA-binding protein — translation MNVLEARRARHLIIRLDRGEELPAALVRALDEAEARAGWIEGVGSLEKAEVALFDQASRTYAKTRVLDGPCDVVALSGNIALQQGETSLRLSATLARESGVGLQLAAGELVWARVYGLELRVTAFDDLPLVRVFDDRTGTMQLATQSSALPALAGEPPRLAPPVHAAELPRATPPAPAAEPPRATPPAPAAEPPRATPPAPAAEPPRAASSGSAELAAAPLPQRPTRPRQEDEPYPEVGDNVTHFHFGDCIVISSDGERIRLRQERDGRVREVSLTMLRIEPPTVDAATGKKQFRLARKN, via the coding sequence ATGAATGTCCTCGAGGCACGCCGTGCCCGCCATTTGATCATCCGCCTCGACCGGGGCGAGGAGCTCCCCGCAGCGCTGGTGCGCGCCCTCGATGAGGCTGAGGCGCGCGCCGGCTGGATCGAGGGGGTAGGCTCGCTCGAGAAGGCCGAAGTGGCGCTGTTCGATCAAGCTTCCCGCACCTACGCGAAGACGCGCGTACTCGACGGCCCGTGCGACGTGGTGGCGCTCTCTGGGAACATCGCGCTCCAGCAGGGCGAGACCTCGCTTCGGCTGTCGGCCACGCTCGCCCGCGAGTCGGGCGTCGGCCTCCAGCTCGCCGCCGGCGAGCTCGTCTGGGCGCGCGTCTACGGGCTCGAGCTCCGCGTCACGGCGTTCGACGATCTGCCCCTGGTGCGGGTGTTCGACGATCGAACGGGCACGATGCAGCTAGCAACCCAGTCGTCGGCCCTCCCCGCGCTCGCGGGCGAGCCACCCCGCCTGGCGCCTCCGGTGCACGCCGCGGAGCTGCCGCGCGCGACGCCTCCGGCGCCCGCCGCGGAGCCGCCGCGCGCGACGCCTCCGGCGCCCGCCGCGGAGCCGCCGCGCGCGACGCCCCCGGCGCCCGCCGCGGAGCCGCCGCGCGCGGCCTCATCGGGCTCCGCGGAGCTCGCCGCCGCCCCGCTACCGCAGCGCCCGACCCGTCCTCGCCAGGAGGACGAGCCCTATCCGGAAGTGGGCGACAACGTGACCCACTTTCACTTCGGCGACTGTATTGTGATCAGCTCGGATGGCGAGCGGATCCGCCTCCGCCAGGAGCGCGACGGCCGCGTGCGCGAGGTCTCGCTGACGATGCTCCGCATCGAGCCTCCCACCGTCGACGCGGCGACAGGCAAGAAGCAGTTCCGCCTCGCACGGAAGAACTGA
- a CDS encoding polysaccharide biosynthesis/export family protein codes for MNLPPPVEATTIGVGDVFDLRIVGEDKLPSTFTVAPDGTVDFPYVKRLKVSGLEPQEVAELVRAKLMEGQILTDPSVSVSIKEYNSKRVEVLGEVQKPGSLPLQPGMTLLRAISMAGGFNSIADKDRVTIRRKSQGKTVFATVSVEDIIDNKIPDVPLQAGDSIHIAQRVF; via the coding sequence GTGAACCTGCCTCCGCCGGTGGAGGCGACGACCATCGGGGTCGGCGACGTGTTCGACCTCCGCATCGTCGGAGAAGACAAGCTCCCCTCGACGTTCACCGTCGCGCCGGATGGCACCGTCGACTTCCCCTATGTGAAGCGGCTCAAGGTGTCGGGCCTCGAGCCTCAGGAAGTCGCGGAGCTCGTGCGGGCGAAGCTCATGGAGGGGCAGATCCTCACCGATCCCAGCGTGAGCGTGAGCATCAAAGAGTACAACTCGAAGCGGGTCGAGGTGCTCGGCGAGGTGCAGAAACCCGGATCCCTGCCGCTCCAGCCCGGCATGACGCTGCTCCGCGCCATCTCGATGGCGGGAGGGTTCAACAGCATCGCGGACAAGGATCGGGTCACGATCCGCAGGAAGTCTCAGGGCAAGACGGTGTTTGCCACCGTCTCGGTCGAGGACATCATCGACAACAAGATCCCCGATGTGCCGCTCCAGGCAGGGGACTCGATCCACATCGCCCAGCGCGTCTTCTGA
- a CDS encoding RluA family pseudouridine synthase, whose amino-acid sequence MTNAMAAGAGALHFRFQVDDGDPRDRLDKLVVHLLDRAGHAASRAAVQRWIAAGRVLVDGVPARASVAVRAGALVEVRPEEPSPSPTAAEPDVAIPVVYEDEHLLVIDKPAGLVVHPARGHESGTLVNGLLALPGFALAPADPRDPMGHVRPGIVHRLDRGTSGLLVVAKDEPTREALKDRFARHAIEREYAAIVAGEARDATYDTLHGRHPTDRLRFTSWIRGGAGAPGSGAGAPGSRVAAPRRAVTHVRVLERLGDAATVVACSLETGRTHQIRVHLAERGRTPVLGDPLYGKPPKKPAIRAIAEELGRQALHARVLGFIHPATQKPVRWESALPADMRKALDQLRALATRSSI is encoded by the coding sequence GTGACGAACGCGATGGCTGCCGGTGCAGGAGCGCTCCACTTCCGGTTCCAGGTGGACGACGGCGACCCTCGTGACCGGCTCGACAAGCTCGTCGTCCACCTGCTCGACCGCGCCGGCCATGCGGCCTCTCGCGCGGCGGTGCAGCGGTGGATCGCCGCCGGTCGGGTGCTCGTCGACGGGGTGCCGGCGCGCGCGTCGGTGGCGGTGCGCGCAGGCGCGCTCGTCGAGGTCCGCCCCGAAGAGCCGTCGCCCTCGCCCACGGCGGCCGAGCCCGACGTGGCCATCCCGGTGGTGTACGAGGACGAGCACCTGCTCGTCATCGACAAACCTGCAGGGCTCGTCGTGCACCCGGCCCGCGGCCACGAGTCCGGCACGCTGGTCAACGGGCTGCTCGCCCTGCCCGGTTTCGCCCTGGCGCCTGCCGATCCGCGCGATCCCATGGGCCACGTCCGCCCGGGGATCGTGCACAGGCTCGACCGAGGGACGAGCGGCCTGCTCGTCGTGGCGAAGGACGAGCCCACCCGCGAGGCGCTGAAAGATCGGTTCGCAAGGCACGCGATCGAGCGCGAGTACGCCGCGATCGTCGCCGGCGAGGCGCGAGACGCCACCTACGACACGCTCCACGGCCGGCACCCGACCGACAGGCTCCGGTTCACGTCGTGGATCCGCGGCGGCGCAGGCGCGCCCGGCTCCGGAGCCGGCGCGCCCGGCTCACGCGTCGCCGCGCCGCGCCGCGCCGTGACGCACGTCCGCGTGCTCGAGAGGCTCGGCGACGCGGCGACCGTCGTCGCGTGCTCGCTCGAGACGGGCCGCACCCACCAGATCCGGGTGCACCTCGCCGAGCGCGGCAGGACGCCGGTCCTCGGAGACCCCCTCTACGGCAAGCCGCCGAAGAAGCCGGCGATACGGGCGATCGCGGAGGAGCTGGGGCGGCAAGCCCTCCACGCGCGCGTGCTCGGGTTCATCCACCCCGCCACGCAGAAGCCCGTGCGCTGGGAGAGCGCGCTGCCAGCGGACATGCGCAAGGCGCTCGACCAGCTGCGGGCGCTCGCTACCAGATCTTCGATTTGA
- a CDS encoding OmpA family protein, whose translation MRANRRVPARSSLPLLVVSGVFTAALLLPAPARADECAPASGLSGCIDADNLWPHAGGGPFFAVGSTGTAPDAKASFGLVASYLSRPVGLRTDSPDPEGTVIHALDNMVDATFLASFGLTDRLEVTVAAPVTLYQDGAGFSDVLGTDTELQRSVMRDARLGAAFAILPPAQRGPLDGFSLAARLDLGLPTGDGSVFASAGTVTLAPSVTAAYRLGKLLLAAEVGARLRGSSTLIDTEVGPQLLGALGASVDVLPDRWLAASAEAFALYTLAEQPAGAPPLVPAEWILSATSAPLLAGDVSLSVGGGSAIPFASDGALTAPRFRFNLGLRYAPTGRDADADGVLDRDDECPLAAEDRDGFRDGDGCPDPDNDGDRIPDGRDRCRDEPETIDGFQDSDGCPDADDDSDGVPDDADACRNAAEDRDGFQDSDGCPDPDNDGDGILDASDTCPMGAEDVDGFKDDDGCPDPDNDIDQVPDASDQCPNSAEDRDGFQDDDGCPERDNDEDGVADAADACPVTAETIDGTNDADGCPEPGGRSLPRWSGDQVVLDGLVRFPAASARVPPALAAQLGMIAQLMRGRMPLDIVIVEAYADRQGDQSARAIELAGARASAVKDLLANAGLPADRITAAAGDPSAKRAPGAPQIEVTATRARRSERAPGAPGAAPSTTGEKKQR comes from the coding sequence ATGCGCGCCAACCGGAGGGTGCCTGCACGATCGAGCCTCCCGCTGCTGGTGGTGTCCGGGGTCTTCACGGCAGCCCTCCTTCTTCCGGCGCCGGCGCGCGCGGACGAGTGCGCGCCGGCCAGCGGGCTGTCGGGCTGTATCGACGCCGACAACCTCTGGCCTCACGCAGGCGGCGGCCCCTTCTTCGCCGTGGGGAGCACAGGGACGGCTCCGGACGCGAAGGCCTCGTTCGGCCTCGTGGCGAGCTACCTGTCGCGGCCAGTGGGCCTGCGCACCGACTCGCCCGACCCCGAGGGGACGGTCATCCATGCGCTGGACAACATGGTCGACGCGACCTTCCTGGCGTCGTTCGGGCTCACCGATCGCCTGGAGGTGACGGTCGCCGCCCCCGTCACCCTGTACCAGGACGGTGCAGGCTTCTCCGACGTCCTCGGCACCGACACGGAGCTCCAGCGCAGCGTGATGCGCGACGCGCGCCTGGGCGCCGCGTTCGCGATCTTGCCGCCGGCCCAGCGTGGTCCGCTCGACGGCTTCTCGCTGGCAGCGCGCCTCGATCTGGGTCTGCCCACCGGCGACGGGTCGGTGTTCGCCAGCGCCGGGACCGTCACGCTCGCGCCGAGCGTCACCGCGGCGTACCGGCTCGGCAAGCTCCTGCTCGCGGCCGAGGTCGGGGCCCGGCTCCGTGGATCGAGCACGCTGATCGATACCGAGGTCGGCCCACAGCTCCTCGGCGCCCTCGGCGCCTCGGTCGATGTGCTCCCGGACCGCTGGCTCGCGGCGTCCGCGGAGGCGTTCGCCCTCTACACGCTCGCCGAGCAGCCCGCCGGAGCCCCGCCGCTGGTGCCGGCGGAGTGGATCCTCTCGGCCACGAGCGCCCCGCTGCTCGCAGGCGACGTCTCGCTGTCCGTGGGCGGCGGCAGCGCCATCCCGTTCGCCTCCGACGGCGCGCTCACCGCGCCGCGCTTCCGGTTCAACCTGGGGCTCCGCTATGCGCCGACGGGGCGCGATGCAGACGCCGACGGCGTCCTGGATCGCGACGACGAGTGCCCGCTCGCCGCGGAGGATCGCGACGGCTTTCGGGACGGCGACGGCTGCCCCGATCCAGACAACGACGGCGATCGGATCCCCGACGGTCGCGACAGGTGCCGGGACGAGCCCGAGACGATCGACGGCTTCCAGGACAGCGATGGCTGCCCTGATGCGGACGACGACAGCGACGGCGTCCCGGACGACGCTGACGCCTGCCGGAACGCCGCCGAGGACCGCGACGGCTTCCAGGACAGCGACGGCTGCCCCGATCCCGACAACGATGGCGACGGGATCCTGGATGCGAGCGACACGTGCCCCATGGGCGCGGAAGACGTCGACGGCTTCAAGGACGACGACGGCTGCCCGGATCCCGACAACGACATCGACCAGGTCCCTGACGCCAGCGACCAGTGCCCGAACAGCGCCGAGGATCGCGACGGCTTCCAGGACGACGACGGCTGCCCCGAGCGCGACAACGACGAGGACGGCGTGGCCGACGCGGCCGACGCATGCCCCGTGACCGCCGAGACGATCGACGGCACGAACGACGCCGACGGCTGCCCTGAGCCGGGCGGCAGGTCCTTGCCGCGGTGGTCCGGCGATCAGGTCGTCCTCGACGGCCTGGTCCGCTTCCCGGCGGCGAGCGCCCGCGTGCCGCCAGCCCTCGCGGCGCAGCTCGGCATGATCGCGCAGCTCATGCGCGGGCGCATGCCCCTCGACATCGTCATCGTGGAGGCCTACGCCGATCGTCAGGGCGATCAGTCCGCGCGCGCCATCGAGCTCGCGGGCGCGCGCGCGAGCGCCGTCAAGGATCTCCTTGCAAACGCGGGCTTGCCGGCGGACCGGATCACGGCCGCCGCCGGCGACCCATCAGCCAAGCGCGCGCCTGGCGCGCCCCAGATCGAGGTGACGGCGACCCGTGCTCGGCGCTCTGAAAGAGCCCCGGGTGCTCCGGGCGCCGCCCCCTCGACGACCGGAGAAAAGAAACAGCGATGA